A region of Streptomyces cinnamoneus DNA encodes the following proteins:
- a CDS encoding xylan 1,4-beta-xylosidase: protein MGRHRGGRALLQAGGGRPRAGRWRLPALLAGTGLVLGLVLALVVLAWQSGVGGTGPPGRAGGTAADLGWGFTHTQYSADLGQDGARKAAVTALSADPLPQNQHIMGWGADNPEPRPGAYNFSDLDRRVALMRRSGGAPVLTLCCAPDWMKGGGTRTDWSQKSLEKAPERAHYRDFAKLAGVIAARYPDVRHFIVWNEFKGFYDESRNRWDYEGYTELYNLVYKEVKKRNRHALVGGPYVVMDSEAPGSETNASRLQGDWGVVDQRAIDALEYWDEHKEGADFVVVDGSSYTRTGSRTLPDEFAATAKFADVTTWLNRTTGLPVWWAEWYVEPADAHDERKLWTEPHRVAVQAVAMMRLAESGAAAAFYWNPEEQGPDCPGCLWRSTELGDGGGGLPMLGLLSRFAKEFPPGADFRPVDVEGADGARLRTLAAGDALLVVNTSDRGVTARVDGRTVDLGAYEARWL, encoded by the coding sequence ATGGGACGTCATCGTGGAGGTCGGGCGTTGCTTCAGGCGGGCGGTGGGCGACCCCGGGCGGGGCGGTGGCGACTTCCCGCCCTGCTCGCGGGGACCGGCCTCGTGCTGGGCCTGGTGCTCGCCCTGGTCGTCCTGGCCTGGCAGTCGGGCGTCGGGGGCACGGGCCCGCCCGGCCGCGCCGGCGGTACCGCGGCCGACCTGGGCTGGGGCTTCACCCACACCCAGTACAGCGCCGATCTCGGTCAGGACGGCGCCCGCAAGGCCGCGGTCACGGCCCTCTCCGCCGATCCGCTGCCGCAGAACCAGCACATCATGGGCTGGGGCGCCGACAACCCCGAGCCCCGGCCCGGCGCGTACAACTTCTCCGACCTCGACCGGCGGGTGGCGCTCATGCGCAGGAGCGGCGGCGCCCCCGTGCTCACGCTGTGCTGCGCGCCGGACTGGATGAAGGGCGGCGGCACCCGCACCGACTGGTCCCAGAAGTCCCTGGAGAAGGCCCCCGAGCGGGCCCACTACCGCGACTTCGCCAAGCTCGCCGGCGTGATCGCCGCACGCTATCCGGACGTGCGCCACTTCATCGTGTGGAACGAATTCAAGGGCTTCTACGACGAATCCAGGAACCGCTGGGACTACGAGGGCTACACCGAGCTGTACAACCTCGTCTACAAGGAAGTGAAGAAGCGGAACAGACACGCCCTCGTCGGCGGCCCGTACGTGGTCATGGACAGCGAGGCACCCGGCAGCGAGACCAACGCCTCGCGGCTCCAAGGGGACTGGGGCGTGGTCGACCAGCGGGCCATCGACGCCCTGGAGTACTGGGACGAGCACAAGGAGGGCGCCGACTTCGTCGTGGTGGACGGCTCCAGCTACACCCGCACGGGAAGCCGCACCCTCCCCGACGAGTTCGCGGCCACCGCCAAGTTCGCCGACGTCACCACGTGGCTGAACCGCACCACGGGCCTGCCGGTGTGGTGGGCCGAGTGGTACGTGGAGCCCGCCGACGCCCACGACGAGCGCAAGCTGTGGACCGAGCCCCACCGCGTCGCCGTCCAGGCCGTCGCCATGATGCGGCTCGCCGAGTCCGGCGCCGCGGCCGCCTTCTACTGGAACCCCGAGGAGCAGGGCCCCGACTGTCCCGGCTGCCTGTGGCGCAGCACCGAACTGGGCGACGGCGGGGGCGGTCTGCCGATGCTCGGCCTGCTGTCCCGGTTCGCCAAGGAGTTCCCGCCCGGAGCGGACTTCCGCCCCGTCGACGTGGAGGGCGCGGACGGCGCCCGTCTGAGGACCCTGGCCGCCGGTGACGCCCTGCTGGTCGTCAACACCTCGGACCGGGGCGTCACGGCGCGGGTCGACGGGCGCACGGTCGATCTGGGGGCGTACGAAGCGCGCTGGCTCTGA
- a CDS encoding lipopolysaccharide biosynthesis protein, translating into MSDTSTRTEERAVEPAARRLRLPGRGGGSPLFRNAFALMLNTGISAVLGVGFWLVAARYYTEESVGQGSAAIAAMKLLAGLTAVTLTGALARFIPVAGRTTGRLVLGTYAGSSALVAVAAGVFLLTLDLWGPSYAFLHGVLPGLGFAAAVVAWSLLTLQDGVLTGLRSALWVPVGNTVFSAVKLALLVGLAATLPVSGVFVSWVVSIAVSVVPLGWLVFRRLVPAHVRATEESAQPASYREMGRFLAGDCTGSLFSLAVVYLVPVIVAAQVSSADNAYFYITSTIGGTVNLLAINMGASLTVEGSHDPARLAENCRAALRRMAKIMVPVCVLLFVLAPHVLRVFGQGYADAATPLLRWFAVGAALRVVMEVYFAVLRAQSRTAGLAYLQGLLCFLVLGLTLLLLPRMGLTGAGVAEICSLTVIVSIAAVKLRAVLKAARVPASPAAPVTTETPPDGDLADLAVHGDRRDDADGERETTRLGTRRALRKVLDADTVPLGVRVDIDHLERRPDVRPAGEAAERAPAPPGPDEAAVSPARPRWRTPEAAVWLLLAAALALYWLPLKAVGEVSLDGMGGLGLVSVLPVATLVGAALLVLAFASALWLDRPRTWLLLTILLLTVVSLHAVPALLEDRPRFATAWQHLGFLDYIDRTGTAVPDLDARWSWPGFFALVAFAARACGVHDLTEVLRWWPTAVQLLCLAPLALLLRAVRAGWRAKWTALWLFALCGWVGQDYFSPQSLNYLFYLLFVAVLLVWFRWPGQLRGKLLPGEREVARAGRGELTALLALLLALFTASVTSHQLTPFVMLGVLTALVLVRRSALTGLPLLCGVILAVWVGFLAEPYWSGHFDELFGGLGSLGGNVSSSVSGRIEGGSQTHKLVLSIRVALACGVLACAALGWWRRRRAKVGDRSLLVLTAVPFLAFGMQSYGGEVALRVFLFALPGACVLAALALFPKTTTGPGRTYRGPVAVLLTGVVLVFGFLVARWGNESFERVRAGEAAAMDYVYRHDEPTVRLLWMSSDTVNDVTPSMPWGARDMERVLYEPTLAPRDPAQVPDLVQALRRAGPRAYLMVSRGQSVYLEMSAGYAPDWEQRTRRALDGRPELRRVLVNADAALYELKDKPAGAAPEPRPGPAGPRVTWNPVSVVGGLAAVALLVLLTVRELVRVGAGPGVRQLRWVRGAFWFAVPLLVVVLGSLVWRMATMS; encoded by the coding sequence GTGTCTGACACCTCCACCCGGACCGAGGAAAGAGCGGTGGAGCCCGCCGCCCGACGGCTGCGGCTCCCCGGCCGGGGAGGCGGCAGCCCGTTGTTCCGCAACGCCTTCGCGCTGATGCTGAACACGGGCATCAGCGCCGTCCTGGGGGTGGGCTTCTGGCTGGTGGCCGCCCGTTACTACACGGAGGAATCCGTCGGCCAGGGCTCGGCGGCGATCGCCGCCATGAAGCTGCTGGCGGGGCTGACGGCGGTCACCCTCACGGGCGCGCTGGCGCGCTTCATCCCGGTCGCGGGGCGCACCACGGGACGCCTCGTCCTCGGTACGTACGCGGGAAGTTCGGCGCTCGTCGCGGTGGCGGCGGGCGTCTTCCTGCTGACGCTGGACCTGTGGGGGCCGTCCTACGCCTTCCTGCACGGAGTGCTGCCGGGCCTCGGGTTCGCGGCGGCGGTGGTGGCGTGGTCACTGCTGACGCTCCAGGACGGGGTGCTGACCGGGCTGCGCAGCGCGTTGTGGGTGCCGGTGGGCAACACGGTCTTCTCGGCCGTGAAACTGGCGTTGCTGGTGGGGCTCGCGGCGACGCTACCGGTGTCCGGGGTGTTCGTGTCCTGGGTGGTCTCGATCGCGGTGTCGGTCGTCCCGCTGGGCTGGCTGGTCTTCCGGCGGCTGGTGCCCGCCCACGTGCGGGCGACCGAGGAGAGCGCCCAGCCGGCCTCCTACCGCGAGATGGGCCGCTTCCTGGCCGGTGACTGCACGGGGTCGCTGTTCTCCCTGGCCGTGGTCTATCTGGTGCCGGTGATCGTGGCGGCGCAGGTCAGCTCCGCCGACAACGCCTACTTCTACATCACCTCCACCATCGGCGGCACGGTCAACCTCCTCGCCATCAACATGGGCGCCTCCCTGACGGTCGAGGGCTCGCACGACCCGGCGCGGCTGGCGGAGAACTGCCGGGCGGCGCTGCGCCGGATGGCCAAGATCATGGTGCCGGTGTGCGTGCTGCTCTTCGTCCTGGCCCCGCACGTCCTGCGGGTCTTCGGACAGGGCTACGCCGACGCGGCGACCCCGCTGCTGCGGTGGTTCGCGGTGGGCGCGGCACTGCGCGTGGTGATGGAGGTGTACTTCGCGGTACTGCGGGCGCAGAGCCGCACGGCGGGGCTCGCCTACCTCCAGGGCCTGCTGTGCTTCCTGGTCCTGGGCCTGACGCTGCTGCTGCTCCCGCGCATGGGGCTGACGGGCGCGGGCGTGGCGGAGATCTGCAGCCTGACGGTGATCGTCTCGATCGCGGCCGTGAAGCTGCGGGCCGTCCTGAAGGCCGCGCGGGTGCCCGCCTCCCCCGCCGCGCCCGTCACCACCGAGACGCCGCCCGACGGCGACCTGGCGGACCTGGCCGTGCACGGCGACCGGCGCGACGACGCGGACGGAGAGCGGGAGACCACCCGGCTGGGCACGCGCCGGGCCCTGCGCAAGGTCCTCGACGCCGACACGGTTCCGCTGGGCGTGCGGGTGGACATCGACCACCTGGAGCGGCGCCCGGACGTACGGCCCGCCGGGGAGGCGGCCGAGCGCGCCCCGGCGCCGCCCGGTCCCGACGAGGCCGCGGTGTCCCCGGCCAGACCCCGGTGGCGCACGCCCGAGGCCGCGGTCTGGTTGCTGCTCGCCGCCGCGCTGGCCCTGTACTGGCTGCCGCTGAAGGCCGTCGGCGAGGTGAGCCTGGACGGCATGGGCGGGCTGGGGCTGGTGTCCGTGCTGCCCGTGGCGACGCTGGTGGGGGCGGCGCTGCTGGTGCTGGCCTTCGCGTCGGCGCTGTGGCTGGACCGGCCCCGCACCTGGCTGCTGCTGACGATCCTGCTGCTGACCGTGGTGTCCCTGCACGCCGTGCCCGCGCTGCTGGAGGACCGGCCGCGCTTCGCCACGGCCTGGCAGCACCTGGGCTTTCTGGACTACATCGACCGCACGGGCACGGCGGTGCCCGACCTCGACGCCCGCTGGAGCTGGCCCGGCTTCTTCGCCCTCGTGGCCTTCGCCGCCCGTGCCTGCGGCGTGCACGACCTCACCGAGGTGCTGCGCTGGTGGCCGACGGCCGTGCAGCTGCTGTGCCTGGCGCCCCTCGCGCTGCTGCTGCGGGCGGTGCGGGCGGGCTGGCGGGCGAAGTGGACCGCGCTGTGGCTGTTCGCGCTGTGCGGCTGGGTGGGGCAGGACTACTTCTCCCCGCAGTCGCTCAACTACCTCTTCTACCTGCTGTTCGTGGCCGTGCTCCTGGTGTGGTTCCGCTGGCCCGGGCAGCTGCGCGGCAAGCTGCTGCCCGGCGAGCGGGAGGTCGCCCGGGCCGGGCGCGGTGAGCTGACGGCCCTGCTGGCGCTGCTGCTCGCCCTGTTCACCGCGTCGGTGACCAGCCACCAGCTCACGCCGTTCGTCATGCTGGGCGTCCTGACCGCCCTGGTGCTGGTGCGCCGTTCGGCCCTGACCGGGCTGCCGCTGCTGTGCGGGGTGATCCTCGCGGTGTGGGTGGGGTTCCTGGCCGAGCCCTACTGGTCGGGCCACTTCGACGAGCTGTTCGGTGGCCTCGGCTCACTGGGCGGCAACGTCTCCTCGTCCGTCTCCGGCCGCATAGAGGGCGGCAGCCAGACGCACAAACTGGTGCTCTCCATCCGGGTCGCGCTGGCGTGCGGGGTGCTGGCCTGCGCCGCCCTGGGCTGGTGGCGGCGGCGCCGCGCCAAGGTCGGCGACCGTTCGCTGCTGGTGCTCACGGCCGTGCCGTTCCTCGCCTTCGGCATGCAGTCCTACGGCGGCGAAGTGGCGCTGCGCGTCTTCCTGTTCGCGCTGCCCGGCGCCTGTGTGCTGGCCGCGCTGGCGCTCTTCCCGAAGACGACGACCGGACCGGGCCGAACGTACCGCGGGCCGGTGGCCGTCCTGCTCACCGGTGTGGTGCTCGTCTTCGGGTTCCTGGTGGCGCGCTGGGGCAACGAGTCCTTCGAACGGGTCCGCGCCGGCGAGGCCGCCGCCATGGACTACGTCTACCGCCACGACGAGCCGACCGTGCGGCTGCTGTGGATGAGCAGCGACACGGTCAACGACGTCACGCCCTCCATGCCCTGGGGCGCGCGCGACATGGAGCGGGTGCTCTACGAACCCACGCTCGCCCCCCGCGACCCCGCTCAGGTGCCCGACCTGGTGCAGGCGCTGCGCCGGGCCGGGCCCCGGGCCTATCTGATGGTCAGCCGGGGCCAGTCGGTCTATCTGGAGATGAGCGCCGGCTACGCGCCCGACTGGGAGCAGCGGACGCGGCGCGCCCTGGACGGCCGTCCGGAGCTGCGCCGGGTGCTGGTCAACGCCGACGCCGCGCTCTACGAGCTCAAGGACAAGCCCGCCGGGGCCGCCCCGGAGCCCCGGCCGGGACCGGCCGGGCCCCGGGTGACCTGGAATCCGGTGTCCGTCGTCGGCGGGCTGGCCGCGGTGGCGCTGCTGGTGCTGCTGACCGTGCGGGAGCTGGTGCGGGTGGGCGCGGGGCCGGGGGTGCGGCAGCTGCGGTGGGTGCGGGGAGCGTTCTGGTTCGCGGTGCCGCTGCTGGTGGTGGTGCTGGGGTCACTGGTGTGGCGGATGGCGACGATGTCCTAG
- the asnB gene encoding asparagine synthase (glutamine-hydrolyzing), whose protein sequence is MCGITGWISYDQDLTTARGTLEAMTRTMACRGPDAGGVWLDTHAALGHRRLAVIDIEGGKQPMLVEHDGRTLLATTYSGEVYNYRELRAELQAHGHAFRTDSDTEVVLHAYLEWGESFTERLNGMYAFALWDPRAEELLLVRDRMGIKPLYYFPTADGVIFGSEPKAVLAHPVVRPAVDAEGLAEILAFTKTPGHAVYKGMYELRPGHTARVRREGLTVRRYWGLEAREHTDDVPTTVRHVRDLLDDIVARQLVADVPLCTLLSGGLDSSAITALAAKGLGEAGRGPVRSFSVDFAGYTENFKADDLRPTPDGPYAHALAEHVASDHTDIVLDTATLMERAHRDAVLTSRDLPIGFGDGDTSLYLLFKAIREQSTVALSGESADEIFGGYRWFHDPEAVHADTFPWIAAGTFDRFSGEGSGSRTALLDQGVLRKLDLPGYQDARYREALAEVPALPGESGLERRMREVSHLHLTRFVQLLLDRKDRVSMAVGLEVRVPFCDHRLVEYVFNTPWAMKTFDGREKSLLRAATRDLLPASVADRVKSPYPSTQDPRYAEVLRAELRRVVADKDAPVQPLLDRAAVAGSLDEDAGDSFRSTTELVLGLNTWLSAYGTALEL, encoded by the coding sequence ATGTGCGGGATCACCGGATGGATCTCCTACGACCAGGACCTCACCACCGCGCGCGGCACGCTGGAGGCCATGACGCGGACCATGGCCTGCCGCGGACCGGACGCCGGCGGCGTATGGCTGGACACCCACGCCGCCCTGGGACACCGCAGGCTCGCCGTCATCGACATCGAGGGCGGCAAGCAGCCGATGCTCGTCGAACACGACGGCCGCACCCTGCTCGCCACCACCTACAGCGGCGAGGTCTACAACTACCGTGAGCTGCGGGCCGAACTCCAGGCCCACGGCCACGCCTTCCGCACCGACAGCGACACCGAGGTCGTCCTCCACGCCTACCTCGAGTGGGGCGAGTCCTTCACCGAGCGCCTCAACGGCATGTACGCCTTCGCCCTGTGGGACCCGCGCGCCGAGGAACTCCTCCTGGTCCGCGACCGCATGGGCATCAAGCCCCTCTACTACTTCCCGACCGCCGACGGAGTGATCTTCGGCTCCGAGCCCAAGGCCGTCCTCGCCCACCCGGTGGTGCGCCCCGCCGTCGACGCCGAGGGCCTCGCCGAGATCCTCGCGTTCACCAAGACCCCGGGCCACGCCGTCTACAAGGGCATGTACGAGCTGCGCCCCGGCCACACCGCGCGCGTGCGCCGCGAAGGGCTGACGGTGCGCCGCTACTGGGGCCTGGAGGCGCGCGAGCACACCGACGACGTGCCCACCACCGTCCGGCACGTGCGCGACCTGCTCGACGACATCGTCGCCCGCCAGCTCGTCGCCGACGTCCCCCTGTGCACCCTGCTCTCCGGCGGCCTGGACTCCTCCGCCATCACCGCCCTCGCTGCCAAGGGCCTGGGGGAGGCCGGGCGCGGGCCGGTGCGCTCCTTCTCCGTCGACTTCGCCGGCTACACCGAGAACTTCAAGGCCGACGACCTGCGGCCCACCCCCGACGGTCCCTACGCCCACGCCCTCGCCGAGCACGTGGCGTCCGACCACACCGACATCGTGCTCGACACCGCCACCCTCATGGAGCGGGCCCACCGCGACGCCGTACTGACCTCCCGCGACCTGCCCATCGGCTTCGGCGACGGCGACACCTCGCTCTACCTGCTGTTCAAGGCCATCCGCGAGCAGTCCACGGTCGCCCTCTCCGGCGAGTCGGCGGACGAGATCTTCGGCGGCTACCGCTGGTTCCACGACCCCGAGGCGGTGCACGCCGACACCTTCCCCTGGATCGCCGCGGGCACCTTCGACCGCTTCTCCGGCGAGGGCAGCGGCAGCCGCACCGCCCTCCTCGACCAGGGCGTCCTGCGCAAGCTCGACCTGCCCGGCTACCAGGACGCCCGCTACCGCGAGGCCCTCGCCGAAGTGCCGGCGCTGCCGGGCGAGAGCGGCCTGGAACGGCGCATGCGCGAGGTGAGCCACCTGCACCTGACCCGCTTCGTCCAGCTGCTGCTCGACCGCAAGGACCGCGTCAGCATGGCCGTCGGCCTGGAGGTGCGGGTGCCCTTCTGCGACCACCGCCTCGTCGAGTACGTCTTCAACACCCCCTGGGCCATGAAGACCTTCGACGGACGCGAGAAGTCGCTGCTGCGCGCCGCCACCCGCGACCTGCTCCCCGCCTCCGTCGCCGACCGCGTCAAGAGCCCCTACCCCAGCACGCAGGACCCCCGCTACGCCGAGGTGCTGCGCGCCGAACTGCGCCGCGTCGTCGCGGACAAGGACGCGCCCGTGCAGCCGCTGCTCGACCGGGCCGCCGTCGCCGGCTCCCTCGACGAGGACGCGGGGGACTCGTTCCGGTCCACCACGGAACTGGTCCTCGGGCTCAACACCTGGCTGAGCGCCTACGGCACGGCGCTCGAGCTCTAG
- a CDS encoding GntR family transcriptional regulator yields MALQMTVDPDAAEPPYEQIRARIAERARSGALPVGYKLPTVRGFAEELGLAANTVAKAYRALEADGVIETRGRNGTFIAAPGDTAAREAASAARAYAERAQRLGLGREAALDAVRDALRAVYER; encoded by the coding sequence GTGGCCTTGCAGATGACCGTCGACCCGGACGCCGCCGAGCCCCCGTACGAGCAGATCCGCGCCCGCATCGCCGAGCGCGCCCGCTCGGGGGCGCTGCCCGTGGGCTACAAGCTGCCCACCGTCCGCGGCTTCGCCGAGGAACTGGGCCTCGCCGCCAACACGGTGGCCAAGGCCTACCGGGCCCTGGAGGCGGACGGCGTGATCGAGACCCGCGGCCGGAACGGTACGTTCATCGCGGCGCCGGGCGACACGGCGGCCCGTGAGGCGGCCTCGGCGGCCCGCGCGTACGCCGAGCGCGCCCAGCGCCTGGGCCTGGGCCGGGAGGCCGCGCTGGACGCCGTGCGGGACGCGCTGCGCGCGGTCTACGAGCGCTGA
- a CDS encoding DUF5925 domain-containing protein, producing MCADATAASPRFPSASPSIRLNVDSDSPADVVDALFLGPFSTGEQPYARGHSVERVRSGATLLPPGATVVRSARDDDRSAVLAEGEGWRLLAARWMRGSAEVTVTAVSDELARTVLERAVEGAEDEPEPQPEHVTMGFWYLSPRRGPHRTTRQISAGTWEEVRANYTAPVADAMDRLMKVTPDDIAGRLLLLHGPPGTGKTSALRTLARSWRDWCQVDCVLDPERLLNDVGYLMDIAIGEDDGSERGRWRLLLLEDCDELIRGEARHAAGQALSRLLNLTDGLLGQGRNVLVGVTTNEDLERLHPAVVRPGRCLARIEVGPLTRAEAVGWLGREEGVGRHGATLAELFALRRGTVPASVPEQQGGGADAGLYL from the coding sequence ATGTGTGCCGACGCGACCGCCGCCAGTCCCCGGTTCCCCTCCGCCTCCCCCTCCATCCGTCTGAACGTGGACAGCGACTCCCCGGCCGACGTCGTCGACGCCCTCTTCCTGGGGCCCTTCAGCACGGGTGAACAGCCCTACGCACGCGGCCACTCGGTCGAGCGGGTGCGGTCCGGGGCGACGCTCCTGCCGCCCGGGGCCACGGTGGTGCGGTCCGCGCGGGACGACGACCGCAGCGCGGTCCTGGCCGAGGGCGAGGGCTGGCGGCTGCTGGCGGCGCGCTGGATGCGGGGCAGCGCCGAGGTGACGGTGACGGCCGTCAGCGACGAGCTGGCCCGCACGGTGCTGGAGCGGGCGGTGGAGGGGGCGGAGGACGAGCCCGAGCCGCAGCCCGAGCACGTCACCATGGGCTTCTGGTACCTCTCCCCGCGGCGCGGCCCGCACCGCACCACGCGGCAGATCTCGGCGGGCACGTGGGAGGAGGTGCGCGCCAACTACACCGCGCCGGTGGCCGACGCGATGGACCGGCTGATGAAGGTCACCCCGGACGACATCGCCGGCCGGCTGCTGCTGTTGCACGGCCCGCCCGGCACGGGCAAGACGTCCGCGCTGCGCACCCTGGCCCGCTCGTGGCGGGACTGGTGCCAGGTGGACTGCGTGCTGGACCCCGAGCGGCTGCTGAACGACGTCGGCTATCTGATGGACATCGCCATCGGTGAGGACGACGGGTCGGAGCGGGGCCGCTGGCGGCTGCTGCTCCTGGAGGACTGCGACGAACTGATCCGCGGTGAGGCCCGGCACGCGGCGGGCCAGGCGCTCTCCCGCCTGCTCAACCTGACGGACGGTCTGCTGGGGCAGGGCCGCAACGTCCTGGTGGGCGTCACCACCAACGAGGACCTGGAGCGCCTCCACCCGGCGGTGGTCCGGCCGGGGCGGTGCCTGGCCCGGATCGAGGTGGGGCCGCTGACGCGGGCGGAGGCGGTGGGCTGGCTGGGCCGCGAGGAGGGAGTGGGCCGTCACGGCGCCACGCTCGCCGAGCTCTTCGCGCTGCGGCGCGGCACGGTGCCCGCCTCGGTGCCGGAGCAGCAGGGCGGCGGAGCGGACGCGGGGCTGTACCTGTAG